The sequence below is a genomic window from Blastopirellula retiformator.
GGCAAGACGATTCACAGCATCACGATTGGCTATCGCGAACGCTTAGCGATTGGAGCCTCGACCGCTTCCGGCGCCATCCTCTGGGATACCGAATCCAAGAGCGTGCTCGATCGATTTGATTCCAGCCCACCGGCAATTCAAGTGGAGTTAAGCGAGGCGGCCAACAAGCTTGCGATCATCTCCGCCGACGGGTCGTTCAAGATCTGGCCAATCAAGGGGCCGGGCAGCTAAGCGGGGCTTGCGGATTTCGCGTTGTCGCGAGATTGCTGTTAAGATGACGCCTTCGTCGATCACCCCCGTCAGTCTAGCCCCCGCATGCCATGACGAGCCGTCTCTTCTATTGGTCGCTAACGTCCGCCTTAGCTGGTTTCCTGTTCGGTTTTGATACCGTCGTCATCTCCGGCGCCGAACAAACGATTGAAAAGCTGTGGGAACTCGACAAGCTGACGCATGGTCTGGCGATGAGCGCCGCCCTCTGGGGCACGGTGCTTGGTTCGCTGATCGGCGGTTGGCCGACCGATGCCTGGGGACGCCGTAAAACGCTTCTCTCGATCGGCGCCCTCTATTTTATTTCGGCGGTCTGGTCCGCCCTGGCGACCGACGTTTATTCGTTCATGATCGCCCGGTTTATCGGTGGGTTGGGAGTCGGCATCTCGACGGTGGCGGCGCCGCTCTACATCTCTGAAATTTCTCCGCCGGAGCGACGCGGCCGCTTGGCGGCGATGTTCCAGTTCAATATCGTCTTTGGCATTTTGATCGCCTATGCGTCGAACGCGCTGCTGGCCGGCATCGGCGATACCGCCTGGCGATGGATGCTGGGCGTAGAAGCGATCCCGGCGGTTATCTATACGCTGATGTGCTTTACCCTGCCCGAGAGCCCGCGGTGGTTGATCGCCAAGCGGGAAGATCGCGAGGCCGGTCTGCAGGTCTTGCGGCAGATATCTCCCGAGCGGAGCGAAGCGGAGATTGATACGCTGGGGGACGAGATTGCCGCAGCCGCCAACGAAGAGAAAAAGTCGCTGCATGGATTTTGGTCGACTCGCATGATGACGCCGATCATGCTGGCGTTTCTGGTCGCCTTCTTCAATCAGATGTCCGGCATCAACGCGATCCTCTACTTCGCCCCACGGATCTTCAAGGCGGCCGGACAAACGAGCGAAGGCGCGTTGCAAACCTCGATTGGCATTGGCGTGATCAACCTGATCTTTACCTTTGTCGGGCTCTGGCTGATCGATCGACTCGGCCGCAAGACGCTGCTGCTGATTGGTTCGTTTGGCTATATCGCGTCGCTACTGATCTGCAGTTGGGCGTCGAGCATGGCGCCGCCGGTGCCGACTGAACCTCCGGCAGATGCCGTCGCCGAGGTCGTCGCCGAGGTCGTAAGACTGGACGAAAGCGAAGCCGCGGTGAACGAACTGACCGACTCCCAACAGCGAGGAGTCTTCTTGCTGGCGGTGGGGCTCTACCTGTTCATCGCCGCGCACGCCGTTGGCCAGGGCGCTGTCATCTGGGTGTTGATCTCCGAGATCTTTCCGAATCGTTACCGCGCGATGGGACAGTCGCTCGGCAGTTTTACGCACTGGATCTTCGCCGCGCTGATCACGCTCTTCTTCCCCTTCTTCGCCGCCCACGCCGGCATGATGATCATCTTCCTCTTCTTCTGCGTCATGATGGTGCTGCAGTTATTGTGGGTCGTGACGATGGTTCCCGAGACGAAGGGGGTGCCGCTGGAAGAGATGGAACGGAAGTTGGGGGTCACGCCGTAGATGGTTGGGGAAGAAAATCCTTACGATTCGCCGCGCGAAGCCAGCCAGGCGCAGGCAGCCTCTCCCTATGATTTTTGTGGCCCAGGAATCTTGAGCTGGGCAGGATTCGTGACCTTCTTGGTCGGGATCGCCGCCGAACTCCTGCCGATACACTCTGCCGCAAAGGACTGCTAGGCCTGCTCGCGCTACTTTTCGATCCCACCGCCCGGGCATAAAAACGGAACAGGTTATGCCCCTGAACCCCGCAAACGAGTTGCGAGGGATCAGTGAACGCAACTCTTGCCGCGTCCGTCTTAGACGTATTCCTGAAACGTCGGCTTGATGACCATCTCCGCCACATGAGCCCGCGGCGGCAGATTGCAGATCGCCAGGACCACTTCCTTGAAATCTTCGGGTTGTAGCATGCGGCCGCGATGCTCTTCGGTCACCGGCTTGGGACGTTGCAGCAGTAGCGGCGTGTCGACTTCGCCCGGGTAGACGTTGGTGATGCGGACGCCGTTTTTGTTTTCTTCGTTACCGGCGGCGGTGCCGAGGGCCGTCATCGCGAACTTCGACGCGGCGTAAGCGATTCCGCCCAGCGCGATCGCTCGTTTGCCAGCGATCGACGAGACGTTGATGATCAGGCCATCTTTCCGCTCGCGCATTTGCGGCAAGACGGCGTACATCAAGTTGTAGGCGCCGGTCGTGTTGATCTGCATGACCCGGTCCCAGTCTTCCGGCGTCATCGATTCCATCGAGCGATTCTTGATGTTCACGCCGGCCGCGTTGACCAGGATATCGACTTTGCCCAGGGTTTGCGTCGCCCACTGGACCAGGTCCAAGACGCTTTTACGGTCCGAAACGTCGACGCTGTGGCAATGAATCTCGGCCTTGGAAGTTTCTGAGGCCTGCTCGAGCACGTCAAACCGGCGACCGGCGATACCGACCTTCGCCCCGGCTTCGGCCAATGCCTGGGCGATCGCCAGGCCAATTCCGGTCCCGCCGCCAACGACCAACGCCGATTTATCCGCCAGACTCATCGCATCTCCTTTGGGCTGTTCAATCAAAAACTGGGTCGAATTTTCGGTTCCTTGCGGATCCAGAGAGTCGATAGCTTACCAACTACGCGAACTTCCTGCCGCCGTCTGCGCTCTGGAAAGGAAGAGAATTGACCGCCAGTCGAGTTGGTTTCCGGCTAGGGCGTGCAGATTTTTTCCAAGTTCGTCCGATTTGCCCCCACTGGCGGCGGTAGACGCCCTGTACCCAACTCGCGCTGAAACGCTTAAAATCGGGGTTTGTTTTTTCCTTTCCGCTCGCCCCTAGGGGAAATGCTCGCATGAACGCCTCGGTTTCCGACGCTGTCCAACGCGTTTACAACTTCTCGGCCGGTCCCGCTGTGTTACCGCTAGCGGTGCTGCAGCAAGTCCAACGCGACCTGATTGCCCTGCCGGGCGTCGGCAGTTCGATCCTGGAAATCAGCCATCGCAGCCCGACGTTCGTCGACATCGCCGCCGAAGCCAAGGCCCGCATCACCGACCTGCTGAGCATCCCCGACACGCATGACGTTCTCTTCCTGCAGGGGGGATCGCGTCTGCAATTCTCGATGGTTCCGATGAACCTGCTCGAAGAAGGAAAAGCGGCTGACTACGTGCTGACCGGCTCGTGGGGCAAGAATGCCAAGAAAGAAGCGGTCAAAGAAGGCAAGGTCCAAATCGCGTGGGATGGCGCCGATTGCAGCTACAATCGCCTGCCGAAGCAAAGTGAGTTGAAGCTCGACCCGGGCGCCTCGTTTGTCCACATGACCTCCAACGAAACGATCGAAGGGGTCCAGTTCCTCGACGAGATCGAAACGGGCGACGTGCCGGTCGTCGTCGACTGCTCGTCCGATATCTTCTGCCGCCCGCTGCCGGTCGATAAGTACGGCGTGATCTACGCGTGTGCTCAAAAGAACGCAGGCCCGGCCGGCGTGACGATGGTCATCATCCGCAAAGACCTGCTGGCCCGCGGCAACGCCGAACTGCCCGGCTATCTGCTGTACCGCAACCATGCCGAAGCCGACTCGATGTGGAACACCCCGCCTACCTTCGCGATTTACGTGATGGGCCTGGTCGCCAAATGGCTGCAAGAAGAGATCGGCGGCCTGGCGGCGATGGAAAAACTGAACCGCGAGAAATCGTCGCTGCTGTACGACGTGATCGACAACAACGCCGAGTTCTATGCCGGCCATGCCGAGCAAGAAAGCCGTTCGCTGATGAACGTCACTTTCCGTCTGCCCAACGCCGATGTCGAAAAGAAGTTCTTCAAGTCGGCCGAAGAACTGCACCTGACCAACTTGAAGGGGCATCGCAGCGTCGGCGGCGTTCGCGCCTCGGTCTACAACGCGATGCCGATCGATGGCGTTCGCCGCTTGGCCGATTTCATGCAACAGTTCGCCGACGAGAACAAGTAGTCGCGACTCCCCTACCCTCTGACTTTGCACCCCTCAGCTACCGAAGGCTTCGCACATGCCCAAAATCCTGGTTCTCGATGAATTGTCGCCTCAAGGCTTGGCGCTGCTCGACGCAGCGGAAGGCTTCGAGTACGAAGTCCGCCTTAAGCTCGCCGGAGAAGAACTCCGCAAGTCGCTGGCCGAATTTGACGGCGCCATCTGTCGTAGCGGGGTAAAGATCACGGCCGAGTCGCTGGAGGGGAACACCCGACTGCGGTGCATCGCCCGGGCTGGCGTCGGCACCGACAACATCGATAAAGACGCGGCGACCCGCTTGGGGACCGTCGTGATGAACACGCCGACCGGCAACACGGTCAGCACCGCCGAGCACGCCTTCTGCCTGATGATGGCCCTATCGCGCAACGTCGCGTCGGCCAATCAAAGCCTGGTCGAAGGTCGCTGGGATCGCAAAAAGTACATGGGCGCCCAGTTGGCCGATAAAACGGTCGGCATCGTCGGTCTGGGCCGCATCGGGCAAGAGTTCGCCAAGCGGGCTCTCGCCTTTGAAATGCGGGTCATCGGCTTCGATCCGTTCATCAGTTCGGAACGTGCCGCCGAACTGGGCATCGAGCTCTACTCGTCGGTCAAAGAGATGCTGCCGTTGGTCGATTACCTGACCGTGCACACCCCGCTGACGCCGGAAACGAAGGGCCTGATCGATCAGGAAGCGCTCGAAATCATCAAGCCGGGCGCTCGCTTGATCAACTGCGCTCGTGGCGGCATCTATGACGAAGCGGCCCTGGTCAAAGGCCTGAAGAGCGGCAAGCTCGGCGGGATCGCCCTGGACGTATATGCCGAAGAGCCCTGCACCGACAGCCCGCTGTTTGGCATGGAAAACGTCGTCTGCACGCCTCACTTGGGCGCAAGCACCGAAGAAGCCCAAACCCAAGTCGCCGTCGAAGCGGTCCAGTTGGTGACCAACCATCTGAAGTCGGGCGAAATCCGCCACGCCGTCAACGTCGCGCCGATCGATCCGAAGACGCTCGAATCGATGCGTGGTTACCTGGACGTCGCCTATCGCATCGGTTTGCTCGCCGGGCAACTGCACGACGGCAAGCTGAAGTCGTGCAAGCTGAACTACCGCGGCGAAGTCGCTGGCAAAGACGCCAAGCTGCTGACAGCTTCGTTCTGTGCCGGTCTGCTCGAAAAGGCGATGGACGAAGGTGGCGCCAACATCATCAACTCGCAGATGCTGCTGGCCGAACGGGGCGTTACGATCTCCAGCGAAAGCAGCACCGAGATGGGCAGCTTCTCCAGCTCGATCACCGCGACGCTCGAAGAAGATGGCCGCACGTCGCAGATCGGCGGTACGCTGTTCGGCAACGACATGCCGCGGTTGATCTTGATCGACGGGCAACGTCTCGAGGCCTACCTCGACGGCACCCTCTTCCTGTTCACCCACAATGACGTCCCCGGCATCATCGGTCGCGTCGGTACCATCTTCGGCAGCAACAGCGTTAACATCGCCCAAATGGCGGTCGGACGCTGCACCGCTGGGGGCAATGCGGTCGGCGTGCTGAACCTGGACGGCGTCCCGCCGCAAGCGGCCGTCGACGAAGTGCTGCAAAACCCCGACATCGTCTCGGCCCGGGTTGTCGAACTGCCCGCCGCCGGCGAACTGCCGACCTGGTTGCGCTAGAACCGGTTGGCGAAAAACGATTCTTCACTACCCCGAGGCGCAAGCCGAGGGAATGTGGACGCAAGCGCAACACTCGGATTGCGCTTGCGAAACGCCCGACTCTCCCACCCTTGTCACGCCTGGCGCAAACCCCTTCCAGAGACTTGCGCGTCCATTCCCTCGGCTCGCGTCTCGGGATAGTGTTTAGTGGTCGGCGGCCGCGTGGTAAACTCATGCGAAACTGACATTTCGTAGGAGGGACACCACCGATGGCGACGCAACTCACCTGGCACGGACATGGCGCCTGGCTGATCGATACCGGCAGCCACAAGATCGTGCTCGATCCATTCTTTGACGAGAACCCAGCCGCCGTCATCAAGTCGGACGAAGTCGAAGCCGACGTGATTCTGCTGTCGCACGGCCACTTCGACCATGTCGGCATTCGCGCCGACGGCAAGTTTGACGTTGTCGAGATCGCCAAGCGAACCGGTGCCCAGGTCGTCACCATTCTCGAAATGGCGCAGTGGATCGGCGGCCAGGGAGTCGAGAACGCCGTCGGCATGAACATCGGCGGCACCTTCCAGTCGACGGCTGGCCCAGTCCGGATGACGCAGGCCGTGCACAGCTCTTCGCTGCCGGACGGAACCTACGGCGGCTCGCCGGTTGGGTTTATCCTGGAAGTCCCCGAAGGCTTGATCTACTTCGCCTGCGATACCGATCTGTTCAGCGACATGAAGCTGATCGGCGCCAAAGGCATCTTGCTGGCGGTCGTCCCGATCGGCGATCACTTCACGATGGGCGTCGACGACGCCGTCGAAGCGGTCAAATTGATCGCTCCCAAACAAGTCGCCCCCGCCCATTACGACACCTGGCCCCCAATCGCCCAAGACGCCGCCGCATGGGCCGAAAAGGTGAAAAGCGAAACCAGCGCCACGCCGCACGTGATCAAGCCGGGCGAAACGATCACGCTGGGCTAGTATGCAATGACCAGCAGACGTGGCAACGGCACCCAGGCAAAGGTTACTTGCCCGGCGTCGCGTGCTGATTAATCCGCAGCTTCTTCAAGATCTCGTCCTTCAAATCCTGGATCACCGACTTGCGGTCGGTCTTGTCCAAAATTTTGTGCACGACCGACTTGGGTCCTTCGCTTCCCCACGAGGCGCCATGCTCGAAGTAGAACTTGGCCGCCTGACCGACGACGTACGAGCCGTAGCCGGCCGCGGCGCCTTGCGGCAACACGGTCAGCACCGAACCCCAGCCAAGCGTCACCGCCTTCAGGCTCCACATGATTGCGTGGGTCGTCAGTTCGCCCAGCGTGACCCAGCCGGCCGCTTGGATGATCGATTTGACCAGCTTTTCGGCATTGGCCCAGGTCATCTCGATGCCGTAGATGTGGGCCAGGTGCCAGACCATCGCCACGTCGACTGCGCCGCCGCCGATCACGTCGGCGACCGGCGCCGGGTTAAAGGCGACGGTCGTCGCTTTGACCACCGCGTACCCCCAGATGTGTTGATTCGCCCGATCGTTGCGGATCTTTAGTTTCAGCGATGCAATCCGGTCCGACTTGTCGGCTGAGTACATCGCCGCGTTCAGCGCCAGCAGGGCCAAGCCGTCCTGCTCCAGCACTTCCAGCATCTTCAGCTGTAGCGCTTCGATGTTTGGTTTTGGTTTCCGCCATTGGCTGGTGGTGGAGCCATCCGCCTTTTCGACCACGTATTCGACTTCACGCGGATCGGCCGAGGTCTCGACGATGTTCTCAGGCTGGACAATTCCTTCCAGACGCTGCGACAGAACCTCGTGCAAACGCTTCCGCTGATCAGGCGAGTAGAGATCGACCTTGTTCAGCACCAACACGATCGGCTTGTTGACCGAAGCGAGACTGACCAGCGCCGAGAACTCGGTCTCGTTCAGGTCGGAATCGGTCACGAACAGCAGCATGTCGCTGCGCCGCGCCGCCTCTTGCGCCATTTCGCCGCGGTGGGCGCCGCCGACTTCGTTGATCCCCGGCGTGTCGATCAGCACCACTTCGCTGGTTCCCAGGCCTGGGATGCGATAGCCGCAGCCGTCCCACGCCACATGCCAGATCTCGCGGGTCCAACCTCCCTGGACGTCGACTTCGGTCACCGCTTGCCCAACCAGCGCGTTGATCAAGGCCGACTTGCCGGTGCTGATTTCGCCAAAGACGACGATCTCGACCCGGCCGGTGGTCAGCTTCGACTCCATCTCTTGCATCTGCCGCAGATCGCGGCGAAGCAAGTCTTTCTCTTGGTCGGAGCAGCCCCGGAAACGATCAAGCGTCTTCTTAACCGACGCAAGCGCATCGAGATACCGCTCGTCATCGACGTGCTCGTGCGATTCGGTCGTTTCGGGCGTACTGTCAGTCGACATATTGATTGCGGGCCTGTTGCACCAGTTGGCGCAGGTAGCTGAGTTGCGTCACGCGGTTCCACTCGCGCTGGGCCAAGCCGACGAGTCCCCCCTCCGGTTCGCGCATCTCGTTTTTGAAGTATTCCATAAAGACGTTGCCGATCCAGCGGGTGATCAAGGCCATGACCACCAAGTGTAACGCAGCGCCCGCCAGGTAACCCGCCCCGGGAACCGTTTTCAGCAGCGACGCGACCGCCGGGACGGCGATGTTGACCCCCAGAATGCCGAGCAGGTTTTTGCCCAACTGTCCCAGCAGTTGGACCGCCACATCGATATCGACGTCTTGTTTGTAAACCTTGGCCAAGTCGACCACCATCTTGGTGGAAATCGCCACGCCGGCCGCGATATCGACAAACGGCAGCGGGCTGAGCGCGGCCGAAGCTCCGCCGACGCCCCACATGTATTTGGTGATGATCTGGTTCGCCCGGCGATCGAGGGCTTGCTCCACTTTCAACCGCGCCTGATCGACCAACCCTCGCGACTGCAGCAGCAAATTGGCGAGCAGCAGATCGCTGCCATCCTTTTTGACCACCTGCATCATCCGATTGGCGAGCGGCTCGATTGAAACCGGCACCGTCACTTCTTCCGACACTTCACTGCCGTCAACGGCAATCCGCACCCGCTGGCGATTGGTGACCCGGGCCCGGACCGAGACGATGTCTTCGCGGCGAACGAACTCTTCGGCCTGTTTGGAGATCTGCTGCAGTAGCTTGGCCCGGTCACTGTCGTTGTAGAGGTCTTCTTTGTTGAAGCAGATGATGACCCGCTTTTCCATCTGGCCCAGCAATTCGAGCAGACGGAACTCCGAATCGCGAAGCGGGCCATCGACCACCAGCAATACGATGTCGGCCGTCTTGGCGGCGTCGGCGGCGATCAACTGCCGGGTTTCGCCATCGACCTCGCCCAGGCCCGGCGTATCGACCAGGATCACCTGGTTATCGCCCGCCCAGGGGATTTCGTTGCGGGTGACGGTGGTGCCGCCGGCGATCTCGCTGGCAAAGGCGTTGCGCCCGGCCAAGGCGTTCAGCAGCGACGACTTGCCGCTGCTGATGGTGCCAAAGGCGACGATTTCGAGCCGCTGATTGTCGAGCTTGATCTCTAGCTTTTCGCGCAGCGGGGCGAGTTGTTCGGCCAGGTCATCTTCGCCAGCCTCGGACTGAAAGTCGTCGATCGAGGCGAGATTTTCACTTAATTCGGTTCGCCGCTGTTCGGCCGACAGTCGGCTAGGATTCTTCTGGCGGCGTTCTTTTCGCTGCGACTTCAGCCGCTTGGCCCGGACCAGTCGGTAGAGCACCCAACTGGCGGCGCCGATGATCAGGGCCGCTCCGCCGATTACGCTGACCAGGTAGGCGACTTGGGCCACGCCCCCCAATTCGGCCGCTTCGCGATAGTAAGACGCGATCAACGACGGCAAATAGATCAGACCGCCGCCGATTATCACCACGGTGACGATGATCCAGAACGAGTTGGGAAGGGGGAATCGCTTCATGGGAGGGCCGCATTTGCGATATGCGGGAAACAGCGGAATTACGTCAATTTACGCCACACCGCCGAGTAGTTCGTCCGTAACGGGGCAATTTTGCCCGAATGTTGGGAAATTCACCAAAAATCGGCAAGGTCGGTTGATAGCCTTATCCTTACAATCGGCCCTCGATTAGCAAGCGTGTGCCATTAGTGCACGCTTTTGGTAGAATAAGCAGTCTTCGCCACTTGTTTCCCGCCGCTGGAGCGTCTTACGCCATGCCTCGCATCTTGTCTGCGCTGATCATCGCGTTTTGCTGTGCGCCGCTCCAGGCCGACTGGCCCCTGTTTCGGGGTGATCCGGTCGCCAGCGGAGTCGCCGCCAAACCGCTTCCCGGCGACCTGTCGCTGCTCTGGAAGTACACGGTCGAAAAAGGCGCCTTCGAGGGAACCCCGGCGGTGGTCGACGATGTCGTTTATATCGGCGACCTGGACGGAGCGGTTTACGCCCTTTCGCTGACCGACGGTAAAGAGCTGTGGAAGAAGGTGATCGAAGATACCGGCTTCTACGGCAGCCCCGCCTATCGCGATGGCAAGGTTTACCTGGGCGATATGGACGGCCTGCTTTATTGCCTGGACGCCAAGACCGGCGACATCCTGTGGAAGTACGAAACCGGCGCCGAGATCAACGGCAGCGTCAACTTTTATCAAGACAAACTGCTGATCGGCTCGCAAGACGCTACGCTCTACTGCCTGACCGCGGCCGACGGCAAGTTGGTCTGGAAGTACGAGATCGCTGATCAAATCCGCTGCATGCCGACGATTGTCGAGAACCGCGGTTTTGTCGCCGGCTGCGACGCCAAGCTGCACATCATTGATCTCGACAAGGGAACGAGCGCAACCGACGTGGAGATCGACGCTCCCACCGGCAGCACCCCGGCGGTGCATGGCGACCTGGTCGTCTTCGGCACCGAAGGGGGCACAGTCTATGGCATCGACTGGAAACAAGCGAAGGTCCGCTGGACCTACGAAGACGAGCGGGGACGTCAGGCGTTTCGCGCCAGCGCCGCCGTCACCGACAACCAAGCGATCATTGGCGGCCGCAACAAACGGGTCGCCGCGATCGACATTACCAATGGCAAGCAGCTCTGGACGTTTCCTTCCCGCGGCCGAATCGACAGCTCGCCGGTCATCGCCGGCGATAAAGTCTACTTCGGCTCCAGCGACGGCAAAGTCTACGGACTGAACGTCAGCGATGGCGCCGAAGTCTGGAGCTACGAAGCAGGGGGCGGCTTTACCGGCGGCCCTGCGATCAGCGATGACAAACTGTTGATCGCCAGCGACGATGGCGTCGTTTACTGCTTCGGC
It includes:
- a CDS encoding YcjF family protein; amino-acid sequence: MKRFPLPNSFWIIVTVVIIGGGLIYLPSLIASYYREAAELGGVAQVAYLVSVIGGAALIIGAASWVLYRLVRAKRLKSQRKERRQKNPSRLSAEQRRTELSENLASIDDFQSEAGEDDLAEQLAPLREKLEIKLDNQRLEIVAFGTISSGKSSLLNALAGRNAFASEIAGGTTVTRNEIPWAGDNQVILVDTPGLGEVDGETRQLIAADAAKTADIVLLVVDGPLRDSEFRLLELLGQMEKRVIICFNKEDLYNDSDRAKLLQQISKQAEEFVRREDIVSVRARVTNRQRVRIAVDGSEVSEEVTVPVSIEPLANRMMQVVKKDGSDLLLANLLLQSRGLVDQARLKVEQALDRRANQIITKYMWGVGGASAALSPLPFVDIAAGVAISTKMVVDLAKVYKQDVDIDVAVQLLGQLGKNLLGILGVNIAVPAVASLLKTVPGAGYLAGAALHLVVMALITRWIGNVFMEYFKNEMREPEGGLVGLAQREWNRVTQLSYLRQLVQQARNQYVD
- the serA gene encoding phosphoglycerate dehydrogenase, producing MPKILVLDELSPQGLALLDAAEGFEYEVRLKLAGEELRKSLAEFDGAICRSGVKITAESLEGNTRLRCIARAGVGTDNIDKDAATRLGTVVMNTPTGNTVSTAEHAFCLMMALSRNVASANQSLVEGRWDRKKYMGAQLADKTVGIVGLGRIGQEFAKRALAFEMRVIGFDPFISSERAAELGIELYSSVKEMLPLVDYLTVHTPLTPETKGLIDQEALEIIKPGARLINCARGGIYDEAALVKGLKSGKLGGIALDVYAEEPCTDSPLFGMENVVCTPHLGASTEEAQTQVAVEAVQLVTNHLKSGEIRHAVNVAPIDPKTLESMRGYLDVAYRIGLLAGQLHDGKLKSCKLNYRGEVAGKDAKLLTASFCAGLLEKAMDEGGANIINSQMLLAERGVTISSESSTEMGSFSSSITATLEEDGRTSQIGGTLFGNDMPRLILIDGQRLEAYLDGTLFLFTHNDVPGIIGRVGTIFGSNSVNIAQMAVGRCTAGGNAVGVLNLDGVPPQAAVDEVLQNPDIVSARVVELPAAGELPTWLR
- a CDS encoding GTP-binding protein: MSTDSTPETTESHEHVDDERYLDALASVKKTLDRFRGCSDQEKDLLRRDLRQMQEMESKLTTGRVEIVVFGEISTGKSALINALVGQAVTEVDVQGGWTREIWHVAWDGCGYRIPGLGTSEVVLIDTPGINEVGGAHRGEMAQEAARRSDMLLFVTDSDLNETEFSALVSLASVNKPIVLVLNKVDLYSPDQRKRLHEVLSQRLEGIVQPENIVETSADPREVEYVVEKADGSTTSQWRKPKPNIEALQLKMLEVLEQDGLALLALNAAMYSADKSDRIASLKLKIRNDRANQHIWGYAVVKATTVAFNPAPVADVIGGGAVDVAMVWHLAHIYGIEMTWANAEKLVKSIIQAAGWVTLGELTTHAIMWSLKAVTLGWGSVLTVLPQGAAAGYGSYVVGQAAKFYFEHGASWGSEGPKSVVHKILDKTDRKSVIQDLKDEILKKLRINQHATPGK
- a CDS encoding outer membrane protein assembly factor BamB family protein, with protein sequence MPRILSALIIAFCCAPLQADWPLFRGDPVASGVAAKPLPGDLSLLWKYTVEKGAFEGTPAVVDDVVYIGDLDGAVYALSLTDGKELWKKVIEDTGFYGSPAYRDGKVYLGDMDGLLYCLDAKTGDILWKYETGAEINGSVNFYQDKLLIGSQDATLYCLTAADGKLVWKYEIADQIRCMPTIVENRGFVAGCDAKLHIIDLDKGTSATDVEIDAPTGSTPAVHGDLVVFGTEGGTVYGIDWKQAKVRWTYEDERGRQAFRASAAVTDNQAIIGGRNKRVAAIDITNGKQLWTFPSRGRIDSSPVIAGDKVYFGSSDGKVYGLNVSDGAEVWSYEAGGGFTGGPAISDDKLLIASDDGVVYCFGQKTKP
- a CDS encoding SDR family oxidoreductase → MSLADKSALVVGGGTGIGLAIAQALAEAGAKVGIAGRRFDVLEQASETSKAEIHCHSVDVSDRKSVLDLVQWATQTLGKVDILVNAAGVNIKNRSMESMTPEDWDRVMQINTTGAYNLMYAVLPQMRERKDGLIINVSSIAGKRAIALGGIAYAASKFAMTALGTAAGNEENKNGVRITNVYPGEVDTPLLLQRPKPVTEEHRGRMLQPEDFKEVVLAICNLPPRAHVAEMVIKPTFQEYV
- a CDS encoding sugar porter family MFS transporter — protein: MTSRLFYWSLTSALAGFLFGFDTVVISGAEQTIEKLWELDKLTHGLAMSAALWGTVLGSLIGGWPTDAWGRRKTLLSIGALYFISAVWSALATDVYSFMIARFIGGLGVGISTVAAPLYISEISPPERRGRLAAMFQFNIVFGILIAYASNALLAGIGDTAWRWMLGVEAIPAVIYTLMCFTLPESPRWLIAKREDREAGLQVLRQISPERSEAEIDTLGDEIAAAANEEKKSLHGFWSTRMMTPIMLAFLVAFFNQMSGINAILYFAPRIFKAAGQTSEGALQTSIGIGVINLIFTFVGLWLIDRLGRKTLLLIGSFGYIASLLICSWASSMAPPVPTEPPADAVAEVVAEVVRLDESEAAVNELTDSQQRGVFLLAVGLYLFIAAHAVGQGAVIWVLISEIFPNRYRAMGQSLGSFTHWIFAALITLFFPFFAAHAGMMIIFLFFCVMMVLQLLWVVTMVPETKGVPLEEMERKLGVTP
- a CDS encoding metal-dependent hydrolase: MATQLTWHGHGAWLIDTGSHKIVLDPFFDENPAAVIKSDEVEADVILLSHGHFDHVGIRADGKFDVVEIAKRTGAQVVTILEMAQWIGGQGVENAVGMNIGGTFQSTAGPVRMTQAVHSSSLPDGTYGGSPVGFILEVPEGLIYFACDTDLFSDMKLIGAKGILLAVVPIGDHFTMGVDDAVEAVKLIAPKQVAPAHYDTWPPIAQDAAAWAEKVKSETSATPHVIKPGETITLG
- the serC gene encoding 3-phosphoserine/phosphohydroxythreonine transaminase, translating into MNASVSDAVQRVYNFSAGPAVLPLAVLQQVQRDLIALPGVGSSILEISHRSPTFVDIAAEAKARITDLLSIPDTHDVLFLQGGSRLQFSMVPMNLLEEGKAADYVLTGSWGKNAKKEAVKEGKVQIAWDGADCSYNRLPKQSELKLDPGASFVHMTSNETIEGVQFLDEIETGDVPVVVDCSSDIFCRPLPVDKYGVIYACAQKNAGPAGVTMVIIRKDLLARGNAELPGYLLYRNHAEADSMWNTPPTFAIYVMGLVAKWLQEEIGGLAAMEKLNREKSSLLYDVIDNNAEFYAGHAEQESRSLMNVTFRLPNADVEKKFFKSAEELHLTNLKGHRSVGGVRASVYNAMPIDGVRRLADFMQQFADENK